From a single Cytophagales bacterium WSM2-2 genomic region:
- a CDS encoding dihydrodipicolinate synthase family protein: MNKITFYMAFEWKGVFPALTTKFTTDDKLDFITFEKNLKAQLDAGVDGIILGGTLGEASVLSNDEKFSLVKFAVEKTAGKVPVVMNIAEGSTREAIRQASEAEKNGAKGLMMLPPMRYKSDHRETVAYFKSVAKSTSLPIMIYNNPVDYKIEVTLDMFAELAEEKNIQAVKESTRDISNVTRMINRFGERFKILCGVDTLAMEELLMGAHGWVAGLVCAFPKETVAVYQLVKQRKIDEALKIYRWFLPLLELDIHPKLVQYIKLAEQETGIGTEHVRAPRLILAGEEREQILKIIRDGIKTRPNL; encoded by the coding sequence ATGAACAAAATCACTTTTTATATGGCATTTGAATGGAAAGGCGTCTTCCCTGCGCTAACAACCAAGTTCACTACCGATGACAAGCTCGACTTTATCACTTTCGAGAAGAACCTGAAAGCACAGCTCGATGCTGGTGTTGACGGAATCATTCTGGGAGGAACATTAGGTGAAGCAAGTGTATTGAGCAATGACGAGAAATTCTCGTTGGTGAAATTTGCAGTTGAAAAGACAGCTGGCAAAGTTCCTGTAGTCATGAATATTGCCGAGGGAAGTACCCGGGAAGCCATTCGCCAGGCAAGTGAAGCTGAGAAGAATGGTGCAAAAGGCTTGATGATGCTGCCGCCCATGCGATATAAATCCGATCATCGCGAGACGGTGGCCTACTTCAAGTCGGTGGCCAAATCCACTTCATTGCCCATCATGATTTACAACAATCCGGTGGATTACAAAATTGAAGTAACCCTGGACATGTTTGCTGAATTGGCAGAAGAAAAAAATATTCAGGCGGTGAAAGAATCAACACGGGACATCTCCAATGTCACGAGAATGATCAATCGTTTTGGTGAGCGTTTCAAGATTTTGTGCGGAGTGGATACACTTGCCATGGAAGAATTACTCATGGGCGCTCATGGCTGGGTAGCCGGACTCGTTTGCGCTTTTCCAAAAGAAACGGTAGCCGTTTATCAGCTGGTGAAACAGCGAAAAATAGACGAGGCTCTGAAAATTTACCGGTGGTTTTTGCCGTTGTTAGAATTGGACATCCATCCTAAACTGGTGCAGTATATCAAGTTGGCTGAACAGGAAACAGGGATCGGCACAGAACACGTTCGCGCTCCAAGACTTATATTGGCTGGAGAGGAACGGGAGCAGATCTTGAAAATAATCCGTGACGGAATCAAGACACGGCCGAATTTATAG
- the speA gene encoding arginine decarboxylase, with the protein MKSYRELIEQTFEFPQREFKVRDHELLFNDVPLMDIIKQYGTPLRITYLPRISENIRFAQAAFNNAIERFKYQGSYTYCYCTKSSHYDFVLEEALKNDIHIETSSAFDIPIVRTLYERGKISKNTYILCNGFKMPQYKEYITGLLNEGFNCVPILDNLNEIDHYENNVTKPYQVGIRVAADEEPKFEFYTSRLGIRYGDINTLYKEKIQNSSKASLKMLHFFINTGIKDTAYYWSELSRFIFKYCEMKKICDTLDSIDIGGGFPVKQSLTFHYDYKYMIEQIVENIKWICEKNNVPVPNIFTEFGSFTVAESGAILYSMVDQKLQNDKELWYMIDGSFITHLPDVWGLNQKYILLSVNKWDDPYHKVNIGGLTCDSQDYYNSEAHTGEVFLPMINDEEKLYIGFFHTGAYQESLGGNGGIQHCLIPAPKHVLIDRNEDGEISTELFAPEQTSETMMKILGYSEEVQAKKLAKKTKAQKHTA; encoded by the coding sequence ATGAAGAGTTACCGTGAATTGATTGAGCAGACGTTTGAATTTCCTCAGCGTGAATTTAAGGTGCGCGATCACGAACTGTTGTTCAATGACGTGCCGTTGATGGATATCATCAAGCAATACGGAACTCCGTTGCGAATCACTTACCTTCCCCGGATCAGCGAAAACATTCGCTTTGCCCAGGCCGCATTCAATAACGCCATAGAACGATTTAAATACCAGGGCTCTTACACTTATTGTTATTGTACAAAATCATCTCACTACGATTTTGTGCTGGAAGAAGCGTTGAAAAACGATATTCATATCGAAACCTCATCGGCTTTTGATATTCCAATTGTCAGAACGCTTTACGAGCGCGGCAAAATCTCCAAAAACACGTACATACTCTGCAATGGTTTTAAAATGCCACAGTACAAGGAGTATATTACAGGTCTGCTCAATGAAGGTTTTAATTGTGTTCCTATCCTTGACAATCTTAACGAGATTGATCATTACGAGAATAATGTCACTAAACCATACCAAGTTGGTATTCGCGTAGCTGCTGACGAAGAACCCAAGTTTGAGTTCTATACTTCTCGCCTGGGGATTCGCTATGGTGACATCAATACATTGTATAAAGAAAAGATCCAGAACAGCAGCAAGGCATCCTTGAAGATGTTGCACTTTTTTATTAACACTGGGATCAAAGACACCGCTTATTACTGGAGTGAACTCAGCCGTTTCATCTTTAAGTACTGCGAGATGAAGAAAATCTGTGATACCCTTGATTCCATCGACATCGGTGGTGGTTTTCCGGTGAAGCAGTCTCTGACTTTTCATTATGACTACAAGTACATGATCGAGCAGATCGTGGAAAACATCAAATGGATTTGCGAGAAGAATAACGTACCCGTTCCAAATATCTTCACCGAGTTCGGAAGTTTTACGGTAGCCGAAAGTGGCGCAATCCTGTACTCTATGGTCGATCAGAAGTTGCAAAATGATAAAGAGCTGTGGTACATGATTGACGGTTCGTTCATTACTCACCTGCCCGATGTGTGGGGGCTCAACCAAAAGTACATTCTGCTTTCAGTGAATAAATGGGATGACCCTTATCATAAAGTGAATATCGGGGGACTCACCTGCGATAGCCAGGATTATTATAACAGTGAAGCACATACAGGAGAGGTGTTCTTGCCGATGATCAATGATGAAGAAAAACTTTATATCGGATTTTTCCATACGGGTGCATACCAGGAATCACTGGGTGGCAATGGAGGAATTCAGCATTGCCTGATCCCAGCTCCAAAACACGTGCTCATCGATCGCAATGAAGATGGAGAAATCTCTACCGAACTGTTTGCCCCGGAACAAACCAGTGAGACTATGATGAAAATCCTGGGATACTCAGAAGAAGTGCAGGCTAAAAAACTGGCTAAGAAAACAAAAGCCCAGAAGCACACAGCATAA
- the dadA gene encoding amino acid dehydrogenase produces MKIGIIGGGIIGLSSAYYLQKAGHEVTVIDQSDLSNGCSYGNAGMIVPSHFIPLAAPGMIAKGIRWMFNSSSPFYVKPQLNWDLIKWGYHFYKHSNKNHVDRSAPALKELSLLSKVMYQQMAKDLPFDFSYLERGLMMLYQTKEVEHEERETAEMANRYGIDARILSPTEVQQLEPEVKVNVRGGVLFPGDAHLTPQVFMNGLLHFLKDKVHFQTNTEATSFDIANQKIKLLQTDKGAFQFDKIILAAGSWSGAVAKKLNLNLPMQAGKGYSFTLNDVSKNIRIPSILLEGRVAVTPMGNSLRFGGTMEITGVDHSINMNRVKGIVNTASVFYPELKVESPQQEKIWHGLRPCSPDGMPYIGKTRKLENLILATGHSMLGVSLGPGTGKLISEIIDEKKPDMDLSMFDPDRY; encoded by the coding sequence ATGAAAATAGGAATCATAGGTGGTGGAATTATCGGACTAAGTTCCGCTTATTACTTGCAGAAGGCTGGTCACGAGGTCACGGTGATTGATCAGAGTGATCTGAGTAACGGATGTTCCTATGGAAATGCGGGGATGATCGTGCCCAGTCATTTTATACCATTGGCAGCACCGGGAATGATCGCGAAAGGAATACGTTGGATGTTCAACTCATCCAGTCCATTTTATGTAAAGCCGCAGCTGAATTGGGATTTAATCAAGTGGGGTTATCATTTTTACAAGCACTCCAATAAAAACCATGTCGACCGGTCGGCACCGGCACTGAAAGAACTTAGTCTTCTCAGTAAGGTGATGTATCAGCAAATGGCAAAAGATTTACCATTCGATTTCAGTTACCTGGAGCGAGGACTAATGATGCTTTATCAAACCAAAGAAGTAGAACATGAAGAACGAGAAACTGCTGAGATGGCCAACCGCTATGGAATTGATGCGAGGATTTTATCGCCAACAGAAGTTCAGCAACTCGAACCAGAAGTAAAAGTAAATGTGCGGGGTGGAGTCTTATTTCCAGGCGATGCACACCTAACGCCCCAAGTATTCATGAATGGGTTACTTCATTTTCTAAAAGATAAAGTTCATTTTCAAACTAATACTGAGGCGACCAGTTTCGATATCGCTAATCAAAAAATTAAATTGCTTCAAACCGACAAAGGTGCTTTCCAATTTGATAAAATTATTCTTGCGGCTGGTTCGTGGTCAGGGGCTGTTGCAAAAAAGCTGAACCTGAATTTGCCCATGCAGGCTGGAAAAGGGTACAGCTTCACACTGAATGATGTTTCAAAAAATATCCGCATACCTTCAATTCTTCTGGAAGGACGGGTGGCCGTCACTCCAATGGGAAATTCACTTCGTTTCGGCGGAACAATGGAGATCACCGGGGTGGATCACTCTATCAACATGAACCGGGTAAAAGGGATCGTTAACACAGCTTCTGTTTTCTATCCTGAGTTAAAAGTAGAGTCTCCACAGCAAGAAAAAATATGGCACGGGTTGCGTCCCTGTTCACCCGATGGAATGCCTTACATCGGCAAAACTAGAAAACTAGAAAACCTGATTTTAGCTACAGGCCACTCCATGCTCGGGGTTAGCCTGGGGCCCGGAACCGGGAAGCTGATCTCTGAAATTATCGATGAGAAAAAGCCGGATATGGATTTGAGTATGTTTGACCCAGATCGTTACTAG
- a CDS encoding membrane protein: protein MEDQNQIDYFIKKLDQLARQQEDLQNELHKLRLSAYQLKTQKSADQKTELEVKKDIPKEETRSNERIEFVKELKKTTPAAEAAKDGPVTPAVAKEKTPLEEFIGTNLLNKIGIAILVLGISYGVKYSIDHNLINPVTRIFLGYVMGVAMVLVAFKLKANYRTFSAVILSGAMASLYFITFAAYDFYALIPQGLAFAMMVLFTAFTVFASLQYDQKVIAIIGLVGAYGVPFLLSDGSGRVIILFSYITIVNAGILVLAFKKTWKALYYTAFALTWIIFAFWYMDRFSVQSHLWTSLAFSTIFFITFYITFLAYKLIQGEPFKLTDIALLLANSFIYYGFGYASIDDHEKGDLFLGLFTVFNAVLHFIACAVVFKRKEVTRETFYLVAGMVLVYLTLAVPVQLNGNWVTLIWAGESALLFWIGRTKSLVVFERLSYALVLLTIGSLMDDWKGYDLYAKDQPEYFVRMFLNIHFLTSVLVLAAFGWILKLNFSNSLKASSDEISLVFSWVMATLSALILYFAFYKEIFTFWQQRYIDSEVMVYSGQGYDPYPIWDYDLNNFKILFLLIYSAIFGIAISLANQRFIKNDKLTIVCTSFNAFILFLFVVVGLVSLASLRTSYINQTDVRFYFRDFRHIGIRYLSYLFMLPLVGVNRQHMKNALFNATLRAIEVTLLHIFILAVLSSELVNLLELGGIHESLKLGLSILWGAYALMLIVIGLKQKLKELRVMAIVLFSITILKLFLYDMADMSTIAKTIVMIILGVLMLIASFLYNKVKKSSQP from the coding sequence ATGGAAGACCAAAATCAGATTGACTATTTTATAAAGAAGCTGGATCAGCTCGCCCGCCAGCAGGAAGACCTGCAAAATGAACTGCATAAACTCCGGCTTTCCGCTTATCAGTTGAAGACTCAAAAATCAGCGGATCAAAAAACAGAGCTTGAGGTCAAAAAAGATATTCCAAAAGAAGAAACGCGCTCAAATGAAAGAATTGAATTTGTTAAAGAACTTAAGAAGACAACACCGGCGGCAGAAGCAGCCAAAGACGGCCCTGTAACGCCCGCCGTTGCCAAGGAAAAGACTCCGCTGGAAGAGTTCATAGGTACAAACCTCCTGAATAAGATCGGTATCGCCATTTTGGTTTTGGGTATCAGTTACGGAGTCAAGTATTCTATTGACCATAACCTTATCAATCCGGTTACTCGAATTTTCCTGGGATACGTAATGGGTGTTGCGATGGTGTTGGTCGCCTTCAAACTGAAGGCTAACTACAGAACTTTCAGTGCTGTGATTTTAAGTGGTGCGATGGCATCTCTTTACTTTATCACTTTTGCCGCTTATGATTTCTATGCACTTATTCCGCAAGGCCTGGCTTTTGCGATGATGGTGCTCTTTACAGCATTCACTGTATTTGCATCGCTGCAATACGATCAAAAAGTAATAGCCATCATCGGCCTTGTTGGTGCGTATGGCGTGCCTTTCCTGCTGAGCGATGGCTCGGGCAGGGTGATCATTCTTTTTTCATACATCACAATTGTCAATGCAGGAATCCTGGTGCTTGCGTTTAAGAAAACGTGGAAGGCTTTGTACTATACTGCATTTGCATTGACGTGGATCATATTTGCATTTTGGTATATGGATCGGTTTTCTGTACAGAGTCACTTGTGGACAAGTCTGGCTTTTTCAACGATCTTCTTCATCACGTTTTACATCACGTTCCTGGCTTACAAATTAATTCAAGGCGAGCCTTTCAAATTGACTGATATCGCGTTGCTCCTGGCTAACTCCTTTATTTATTATGGATTCGGATATGCGTCCATAGATGATCATGAGAAAGGAGATTTATTTCTTGGGTTGTTCACGGTGTTTAATGCTGTTCTTCATTTCATTGCCTGCGCAGTCGTGTTCAAGAGAAAAGAAGTTACTAGGGAAACTTTTTACCTCGTTGCCGGAATGGTGCTCGTCTACCTCACGCTGGCTGTCCCGGTTCAGCTTAATGGCAATTGGGTGACTTTGATTTGGGCTGGCGAGTCGGCTCTTCTTTTCTGGATTGGCAGGACAAAATCGCTTGTCGTATTCGAGCGCCTTTCCTATGCCCTTGTCCTTCTTACCATCGGCAGTCTGATGGATGACTGGAAAGGATATGACCTTTATGCAAAAGACCAACCGGAATATTTTGTACGGATGTTCCTCAATATTCATTTTCTCACTTCGGTCCTTGTGCTGGCTGCTTTCGGCTGGATATTGAAACTGAATTTCAGCAATTCTCTCAAAGCTTCCTCTGACGAGATATCGCTTGTCTTCTCCTGGGTCATGGCGACTCTAAGTGCTCTGATTTTATACTTTGCTTTTTACAAAGAGATATTCACCTTCTGGCAACAACGTTATATCGACTCTGAGGTCATGGTTTATTCGGGGCAGGGATACGATCCATATCCTATTTGGGATTATGACCTGAATAATTTTAAAATTCTTTTCCTTCTGATTTATTCCGCAATTTTTGGAATTGCTATTAGCCTCGCAAACCAACGATTCATTAAAAATGACAAGCTGACAATTGTGTGTACCAGTTTCAATGCATTCATCCTTTTCCTTTTTGTTGTTGTAGGATTAGTAAGCCTGGCGAGTTTACGTACGAGCTACATCAACCAGACCGATGTAAGGTTTTACTTCCGTGATTTCAGACATATCGGTATCCGCTACCTGAGCTATTTGTTCATGTTGCCTTTGGTTGGGGTTAACCGGCAGCACATGAAAAATGCATTGTTCAATGCGACACTGAGAGCAATCGAAGTTACTTTACTTCATATTTTTATTTTAGCTGTCCTCAGCAGTGAGCTTGTAAACTTGCTGGAATTGGGAGGAATACATGAAAGCTTAAAATTGGGCTTGAGTATTTTGTGGGGCGCCTATGCGCTTATGCTGATTGTTATCGGGCTCAAACAAAAATTAAAAGAACTCAGGGTGATGGCCATCGTGTTATTTTCGATCACAATTCTAAAACTCTTCTTATATGATATGGCAGATATGAGCACAATCGCAAAGACTATTGTTATGATTATCCTGGGAGTATTGATGCTCATCGCTTCCTTCTTGTATAATAAAGTTAAAAAGTCATCACAGCCATGA
- the aldH gene encoding 2,5-dioxovalerate dehydrogenase, whose amino-acid sequence MSFTDSTPQQVDAALRDAQLAFLSYKNISGKKKAEFLRATADEIEALGQALVTTAMRETNLPEARIVSERGRTTGHCRMFADLVEDGSWVEARIDTAIPNRAPAPKPDIRKMLVALGPVVVFGAANFPLAYSTAGGDTASALAAGCPVIVKAHPAHAETSTLVANAIQKAIEKTGMPKNVFQHLHGKSFETGQALVNHPLTKAVGFTGSLAGGKALFDLANKRAEPIPVFAEMSSINPVILLPESLKSDFEKTAVLLAGSITLGVGQFCTNPGLIIAIENDGLKKFIQKLSEEIKKVVAGTMLHQGIADNYSKRLTETLQQQGVTVEGEAPKGNPAQGQPVVASVTAEQFLKNHLLAEEVFGPFSLIVKCKDLAELHAVVNNGKGQLTSSVIGQLEEIEKHRNLINVLMEKAGRLVVNGVPTGVEVCPSQNHGGPFPATTDSRFTAVGIDAIKRFARPVSFQSFSDSLLPNELKDNNPLGIWRMTNSQWGK is encoded by the coding sequence ATGAGTTTCACTGACTCAACACCACAGCAGGTCGATGCCGCTTTACGCGATGCCCAGCTTGCTTTTCTTTCTTACAAAAACATCAGTGGAAAAAAGAAAGCTGAGTTCCTTAGAGCTACCGCTGACGAAATTGAGGCGTTGGGCCAGGCACTGGTGACCACTGCCATGCGAGAAACGAATTTGCCTGAGGCACGCATTGTCTCAGAACGTGGCCGCACTACGGGGCACTGCCGGATGTTTGCAGACTTGGTAGAAGATGGGTCGTGGGTGGAGGCCCGAATTGACACGGCTATTCCCAACAGGGCTCCCGCACCAAAACCAGACATCAGAAAAATGTTGGTGGCTCTTGGGCCTGTAGTTGTGTTCGGAGCAGCAAATTTTCCGCTCGCCTACTCTACGGCCGGAGGAGATACTGCCTCTGCGCTGGCTGCAGGTTGTCCGGTAATCGTGAAAGCGCACCCGGCACACGCAGAGACTTCAACACTCGTAGCTAACGCCATTCAAAAAGCAATCGAGAAAACAGGAATGCCTAAAAATGTTTTTCAGCATCTCCATGGGAAAAGTTTTGAAACAGGCCAGGCGCTGGTCAATCATCCATTGACAAAAGCTGTTGGTTTCACTGGCTCTCTCGCTGGCGGCAAAGCATTATTTGATCTCGCGAACAAAAGAGCAGAACCGATTCCCGTCTTCGCGGAAATGAGTAGCATTAATCCGGTCATTCTGCTTCCGGAAAGTTTAAAAAGTGATTTTGAAAAAACTGCCGTATTGCTGGCTGGGTCAATCACGCTGGGTGTCGGACAATTTTGTACAAACCCAGGACTCATCATTGCAATTGAAAATGATGGTTTGAAGAAATTCATTCAAAAGCTCTCCGAAGAAATTAAGAAAGTTGTTGCCGGAACGATGCTTCACCAGGGAATTGCCGACAATTATTCAAAGCGGTTGACTGAAACATTGCAACAACAAGGCGTGACCGTTGAGGGGGAAGCTCCAAAAGGGAATCCAGCCCAGGGTCAGCCGGTGGTGGCCTCCGTTACTGCAGAACAATTTCTAAAGAATCATTTGCTTGCAGAAGAAGTCTTCGGGCCATTTTCGCTGATTGTGAAATGTAAAGACCTGGCGGAGCTTCATGCTGTTGTCAATAATGGCAAAGGCCAGCTTACCTCAAGTGTGATCGGTCAACTGGAGGAAATTGAAAAGCACAGAAATCTAATCAATGTATTGATGGAGAAGGCGGGACGGTTAGTTGTAAATGGTGTTCCTACAGGGGTTGAAGTTTGTCCTTCACAAAATCATGGTGGTCCCTTTCCTGCCACTACAGATTCGAGATTCACAGCCGTTGGTATTGATGCAATCAAGCGTTTCGCCCGTCCGGTTTCTTTTCAGAGTTTTTCCGATTCGCTCCTGCCAAATGAATTGAAAGACAATAATCCCCTCGGCATCTGGCGAATGACAAATTCGCAATGGGGAAAATAA
- a CDS encoding rRNA methyltransferase translates to MHFKITSTQNPKVKSLMALEKPRERRKQQLFIIEGEREIRLAAEAGYKIGNIFFCDEIIDADQIPKVLKEDKLIIPVSKDVFEKIAVRENSGGMIAVAEQKPHLLSEIKLKKNPLVLILESVEKPGNLGAILRTADAAGVDAVIICDPQTDFYNPNVIRSSVGCVFTNQLAAVPSEEAIEWLKKNQIRIYCTSLQTSKPYHQIDYTQATAIVMGTEATGLSDIWTKNSDANIIIPMQGKIDSMNVSNATAVVVFEVLRQRGFTK, encoded by the coding sequence ATGCATTTCAAGATCACCAGCACCCAGAATCCCAAAGTAAAAAGCCTGATGGCGTTGGAGAAACCCAGGGAGCGAAGGAAGCAACAACTATTTATTATTGAAGGAGAACGGGAAATACGGTTAGCCGCTGAAGCGGGATACAAAATCGGAAACATCTTTTTTTGCGATGAGATCATCGATGCTGATCAAATACCCAAGGTGCTGAAAGAGGACAAGTTAATCATCCCAGTCTCGAAAGATGTTTTTGAGAAAATTGCCGTTCGAGAAAATTCCGGAGGGATGATTGCTGTGGCGGAACAGAAGCCACACTTGCTTTCGGAGATCAAACTCAAAAAAAATCCGTTGGTGTTGATTTTAGAATCAGTGGAGAAACCGGGAAACCTTGGAGCTATCTTACGAACGGCTGATGCTGCAGGTGTTGATGCCGTAATTATCTGCGATCCGCAAACTGATTTTTACAACCCAAACGTAATCCGCTCCAGTGTAGGATGTGTTTTCACGAATCAACTGGCGGCTGTGCCATCGGAAGAGGCGATTGAGTGGTTGAAAAAAAATCAGATCAGGATTTATTGCACATCCCTTCAAACCTCAAAGCCCTACCACCAAATTGATTATACTCAGGCTACAGCTATTGTCATGGGGACAGAGGCTACAGGGCTATCTGACATCTGGACCAAAAATTCTGATGCCAATATTATTATTCCTATGCAGGGGAAAATCGATAGCATGAATGTTTCAAATGCAACAGCTGTGGTTGTATTTGAAGTCTTACGGCAACGCGGATTTACGAAGTAG
- the rocF gene encoding arginase, with translation MKEIKIIEVKSEIGAGTRGASLGVEAMKIASLDLKSDLFKKYDSIEVENVNELLFDGALHAYAKFIDGVLVMEERVCLEVYEQLFDDFFPLIMAGDHSTAYGTIAGIKKAYPKKRLGVIWIDAHADLHTPFTTPSGNMHGMPLAMAFGIDNLESKVNDPRGETQDYWEQIKNVGIPGPKITPEDLVYIAVRDLEKPENYLINKLNINFIEVEDVKKKGAEETAHRALTMLDHCDLIYISFDVDSIDSRFSTGTGTPVPNGLTIDEAKNLCAELCKDPKICAYEIVEVNPTLDTENRMAESAFEILEASAKSIETRPVLAE, from the coding sequence ATGAAAGAGATTAAGATCATTGAAGTGAAGTCCGAAATCGGTGCCGGTACGCGTGGCGCCAGCTTGGGTGTGGAAGCGATGAAAATTGCCAGTCTCGACTTGAAATCAGACTTGTTCAAAAAGTATGATTCCATTGAAGTAGAAAATGTCAATGAACTGCTATTTGACGGAGCCCTTCACGCTTATGCAAAGTTTATTGACGGTGTCCTCGTGATGGAAGAACGTGTATGCCTGGAGGTATATGAGCAGTTGTTCGATGATTTTTTTCCGTTAATTATGGCGGGAGATCATTCCACAGCTTATGGAACTATTGCTGGTATAAAAAAAGCATACCCCAAAAAACGGCTGGGCGTGATCTGGATTGACGCACACGCAGACCTTCATACCCCTTTTACAACGCCTTCTGGAAATATGCACGGAATGCCGTTGGCGATGGCGTTTGGAATTGATAATCTGGAAAGCAAGGTGAATGATCCACGGGGCGAAACTCAGGACTATTGGGAGCAGATTAAAAATGTAGGGATTCCGGGCCCGAAGATCACTCCGGAGGACCTGGTATATATTGCTGTACGCGATCTTGAGAAACCGGAGAACTATCTGATTAACAAACTCAACATCAACTTTATTGAAGTTGAAGACGTGAAAAAGAAAGGAGCAGAAGAAACGGCTCACCGGGCCCTCACTATGCTGGATCATTGCGATCTCATATACATTTCATTTGACGTAGATAGTATTGACAGTCGCTTTTCTACCGGAACTGGAACGCCTGTTCCGAACGGCCTCACGATTGACGAGGCTAAAAACCTGTGCGCAGAACTTTGCAAAGACCCGAAAATCTGTGCGTACGAAATTGTAGAAGTGAACCCAACCTTAGACACGGAAAACCGGATGGCGGAAAGTGCTTTCGAAATTCTGGAGGCTTCCGCTAAGTCGATTGAAACAAGACCGGTGCTGGCAGAATAA
- a CDS encoding hydroxyproline-2-epimerase — translation MKKTFFCIDAHTCGNPVRLVAGGGPQLEGKNMSEKRQHFLREYDWIRKGLMFEPRGHDMMSGSILYPPVDPKNDVGVLFIETSGCLPMCGHGTIGTVTIAIEEGLVIPKTPGVLNLEVPAGLVRIEYKQEGKKVKSVKIRNVKAYLAAENIKAECPDLGELTLDVSYGGNFYAIVDVQKNFKGLENYTADQLVSWSRELRKDINKKHTFVHPENPTINGCSHILWTGKTIDPKATARNAVFYGDKAIDRSPCGTGTSARLAQWYAKGKLKPGEEFIHESIIGSKFIGRIEEVTELAGKPAIIPSVEGWAKVYGYNTITIDPDDDPYAYGFQVI, via the coding sequence ATGAAGAAAACATTCTTTTGCATAGACGCTCATACTTGCGGAAATCCCGTGCGACTCGTGGCTGGCGGTGGCCCTCAGTTAGAAGGAAAAAACATGAGCGAAAAGCGCCAGCATTTTTTGCGCGAATATGACTGGATTCGTAAAGGTCTTATGTTCGAACCTCGCGGCCACGACATGATGAGTGGAAGTATTTTGTATCCGCCCGTTGATCCGAAAAATGATGTAGGTGTTTTATTCATCGAAACAAGCGGCTGCTTGCCCATGTGTGGTCATGGCACGATCGGAACGGTCACTATTGCTATTGAAGAAGGGTTGGTGATTCCTAAGACTCCAGGTGTGCTGAATCTGGAAGTCCCTGCTGGATTGGTTCGCATCGAATACAAGCAAGAAGGAAAAAAAGTAAAGTCTGTGAAGATTAGAAATGTGAAAGCTTACCTCGCTGCCGAAAACATCAAAGCAGAATGTCCCGATCTTGGGGAACTGACGCTGGATGTTTCCTATGGCGGAAATTTTTATGCCATTGTTGACGTGCAGAAAAATTTTAAAGGATTAGAAAATTACACGGCCGATCAGCTAGTCAGTTGGAGTCGCGAGCTTAGGAAAGACATCAACAAGAAGCACACGTTTGTGCATCCGGAAAACCCAACGATCAATGGATGCAGCCATATCCTGTGGACAGGAAAAACAATCGATCCCAAAGCAACAGCTCGCAACGCTGTTTTTTATGGTGACAAAGCCATCGACCGTTCTCCTTGTGGCACCGGAACTTCCGCCCGTCTTGCACAATGGTATGCCAAAGGAAAACTGAAGCCGGGAGAGGAATTTATTCACGAAAGTATTATTGGCTCAAAATTCATCGGTCGTATTGAAGAAGTAACCGAGCTTGCAGGTAAGCCCGCCATCATCCCCAGCGTGGAAGGTTGGGCCAAAGTTTATGGATACAATACCATCACCATCGATCCCGATGATGATCCGTACGCATATGGGTTCCAAGTGATATGA